The proteins below come from a single Zea mays cultivar B73 chromosome 8, Zm-B73-REFERENCE-NAM-5.0, whole genome shotgun sequence genomic window:
- the LOC103635978 gene encoding WAT1-related protein At5g64700, giving the protein MEAKKPYVIAIVVQLIYAGMFVVSKAAFNHGINTYVFIFYRQAAASLLLLPIALVLERKNARTMLSPWLLLKLFLLALIGITFSLNLYNVSLKFTSATVASAATNAMPVVTFCFALLLKMEAVRPRSASGVAKLAGVSLCLAGVLAIAFYAGPALSPVNRHRAFATSSPAPAAAAASGRTATWVKGTFLMVLANMAWSLWILLQARLLRECPSKMLVTVAQCVFSALQSFVVAVVAERDFSRWSLRLDVSLLAVLYTGLLVTGVTYYLQAWCVELKGPVFFAVWTPLCFVFTIFSSSFFLGEIVHLGSIVGGILLVGGLYSVLWGKSKETKVATCGKVNSALDADADEENNRHKQPQEKVEETASSASIV; this is encoded by the exons ATGGAGGCAAAGAAGCCTTACGTGATCGCCATTGTCGTCCAGCTCATCTACGCCGGCATGTTCGTCGTCTCCAAGGCGGCCTTCAACCATGGCATCAACACCTACGTCTTCATCTTCTACCGCCAGGCCGCCGCGTCGCTCCTCCTCCTGCCGATCGCACTTGTCCTCGAAAG GAAAAATGCGAGAACCATGCTGTCGCCATGGCTGCTTCTGAAGCTCTTCTTGTTAGCATTAATCGG GATCACATTCAGCCTGAACCTGTACAACGTGAGCCTCAAGTTCACGTCGGCGACCGTGGCGTCCGCGGCAACCAACGCCATGCCGGTCGTCACCTTCTGCTTCGCGCTGCTGCTCAAGATGGAGGCGGTGAGGCCGAGGAGCGCGTCGGGCGTAGCCAAGCTGGCCGGCGTGTCGCTCTGCCTGGCCGGAGTCCTCGCCATCGCCTTCTACGCCGGGCCGGCGCTCAGCCCCGTCAACCGCCACCGCGCCTTCGCGACTAGCAGTCCAGcaccagctgctgctgctgcgagcGGCAGGACGGCGACGTGGGTCAAGGGCACGTTCCTCATGGTGCTGGCCAACATGGCGTGGTCGCTCTGGATCCTGCTGCAGGCCAGGCTGCTCAGGGAGTGCCCCAGCAAGATGCTCGTCACGGTGGCGCAGTGCGTCTTCAGCGCCCTGCAGTcgttcgtcgtcgccgtcgtggcGGAGAGGGACTTCTCCCGGTGGAGTCTCCGGCTCGACGTCAGCTTGCTCGCCGTCCTCTACACC GGGCTCCTGGTCACCGGGGTGACCTACTACCTGCAAGCATGGTGCGTGGAGCTGAAAGGCCCCGTCTTCTTCGCCGTCTGGACCCCGCTCTGCTTCGTCTTCACAATATTCTCGTCCTCCTTCTTCCTGGGCGAGATTGTGCACCTCGGCAG TATTGTTGGGGGGATCCTGCTGGTTGGTGGACTTTACAGTGTGCTCTGGGGCAAGAGCAAGGAGACAAAGGTTGCAACGTGTGGCAAGGTGAACAGTGCACTGGATGCTGATGCTGATGAGGAGAACAATCGACATAAACAACCTCAAGAGAAGGTGGAGGAGACAGCATCATCAGCATCAATAGTTTGA
- the LOC103637323 gene encoding uncharacterized protein: MRSRSRAALRRRSLALGRRSSSAATRQISRPAVLPTAPAPAPAPSSGGIAAAATPVLTIASTSGLEAGEGNSHSFPLTVSPTKGDFCLQEQIKDALPHVFQSRRDKVPSDLDLQKHAATADGTSLLAASASAPKSTRKFYSETSSIGDPVDLLAPARIPVSEKRKWAVGSSPAPDCNEVDFNFNASNATSHQLAVDGGHDLRSYGRLHFGQHKADAPVLEEGGWSVVRPKFWWRKTVENLKRSPSQQQHDTKGTSTFKTKLQGKCYNCLSPDHFAFRCSEPTRCWQCLHFGHRARACPGIYYRSRHNSTPPQPEPVQHSMQYTSNVNSRRQQHQRQLNSLLKEQKQAPEPVLNFSPVQHNKSYLRAAQEGQNMEARYPGDPRARPSRAFCAISATGSIRRRRDDLISKAVVCSFDGNSHEVDTIVAGDMLREKFNLCHGQYQLVKHFPEQFFIIFPDARTKQWAIDRRSVSYRGREFHFGDWSEESYARKTSWEFRVKVRVEGIPVHCWGEEVASRALGRSCTIHYVQERSRRRERTRSFDLWAWCSDPCEIPKEVWLTVSEPDSELPPISTPLPLVGAHHAEPTDLKKGHVYTLRNHIEVVEDLCLIHGRNTRGGPMNRKPRREFVWSYGVSDSAGEKRERSVEFRGRETMRRDWDHDDDEDFHQHRHQDTRRQRSLSGWARSSRCRGGVEDCYSSSGRYRPSTPFRRRGMGMGQPGRWIPKIKNKKVSFADPVITAIWPTDVSKGRISAENSISLGGMDLGTQAMEEYQCSAHPKIEGLFSRPLSKDQMEAIMELANQGKGKKGSKLRGCKVAPLKAPIIKAASGI, from the exons ATGCGCTCGCGCTCCCGTGCGGCGCTCCGCCGCCGCtcgctcgccttgggccgccgatCTTCCTCTGCCGCCACCCGCCAGATATCCCGCCCCGCAGTTCTGCCCACCGCTCCAGCTCCAGCTCCAGCCCCATCCTCCGGcggcatcgccgctgcagccacCCCCGTCCTCACAATCGCCTCAACATCTGGTTTGGAAGCTGGGGAGGGGAACTCCCATAGTTTCCCCCTCACGGTAAGCCCTACAAAGGGGGATTTTTGCTTGCAGGAGCAGATCAAGGATGCTTTGCCCCATGTTTTTCAGTCCCGCAGAGACAAAGTTCCGTCAGATTTGGATCTGCAGAAGCATGCCGCAACTGCTGATGGCACGTCTCTGCTTGCTGCGTCAGCTTCAGCGCCAAAATCAACAAGGAAGTTTTATTCAGAGACATCTTCAATCGGAGATCCTGTAGATCTGTTGGCACCGGCCCGAATCCCGGTCTCAGAGAAGAGGAAATGGGCAGTGGGCAGCTCGCCGGCGCCTGACTGCAATGAAGTTGATTTCAATTTCAATGCGAGCAATGCTACTTCACATCAGCTGGCTGTGGACGGCGGACATGACCTGAGAAGTTACGGCCGACTTCATTTCGGTCAGCACAAGGCTGACGCCCCGGTACTGGAAGAAGGTGGATGGAGTGTGGTGAGGCCTAAATTCTGGTGGCGCAAGACTGTTGAAAATCTTAAGAGATCTCCGTCTCAGCAGCAACATGACACGAAAGGTACCAGCACCTTCAAGACAAAGCTTCAGGGTAAATGCTACAACTGCCTCTCGCCAGATCACTTCGCTTTTCGTTGCTCGGAGCCTACTCGATGCTGGCAGTGCCTACATTTTGGCCATAGGGCTAGGGCATGCCCAGGAATTTACTACAGAAGCAGGCACAATTCAACTCCTCCCCAACCTGAACCAGTGCAGCATTCAATGCAGTACACCAGCAATGTCAACTCCAGGCGCCAACAGCACCAGCGACAACTCAACTCTCTTCTTAAGGAACAGAAACAGGCCCCTGAACCTGTGCTCAACTTTTCTCCAGTTCAACACAACAAATCCTACCTCCGTGCAGCTCAGGAGGGCCAGAACATGGAGGCTCGCTACCCAGGTGACCCAAGGGCAAGACCGTCGCGCGCCTTCTGTGCAATTTCGGCGACTGGTTCAATCCGTCGTCGCAGGGATGATCTCATCAGCAAGGCGGTGGTGTGCTCATTCGATGGAAATAGCCATGAGGTTGACACCATTGTGGCAGGAGACATGCTGAGAGAGAAGTTCAATCTCTGCCATGGTCAGTATCAACTTGTCAAACATTTCCCAGAACAGTTTTTCATTATCTTTCCTGATGCAAGAACCAAGCAATGGGCTATTGATAGAAGATCAGTTTCTTATCGTGGGCGTGAGTTTCATTTCGGTGACTGGTCAGAAGAGAGCTATGCTAGAAAGACCAGTTGGGAGTTTAGAGTTAAGGTCCGGGTGGAAGGGATTCCTGTTCACTGCTGGGGTGAGGAGGTGGCATCAAGGGCCTTAGGCAGGAGCTGCACTATTCATTATGTTCAGGAGCGCTCTAGGCGTAGAGAGCGTACCCGTTCTTTTGACCTTTGGGCATGGTGCTCTGACCCCTGTGAAATCCCTAAGGAGGTGTGGCTAACGGTGTCTGAACCCGACTCTGAATTACCACCTATAAGCACCCCTCTGCCTCTTGTGGGTGCTCACCATGCTGAACCGACAGATCTGAAAAAAGGCCATGTGTACACGCTTCGCAACCATATTGAAGTGGTTGAGGATCTCTGCCTCATTCATGGGAGGAACACTAGGGGTGGGCCTATGAATCGGAAGCCTCGCAGAGAGTTCGTGTGGAGCTATGGTGTTTCTGACTCTGCTGGTGAAAAGCGGGAGCGTTCAGTGGAGTTCAGAGGCAGGGAGACCATGCGTCGGGACTGGGaccatgatgatgatgaagattttCACCAGCATAGGCATCAGGACACTCGTCGGCAGCGTAGCCTCTCTGGGTGGGCGCGTTCCTCGCGATGCCGTGGTGGTGTGGAGGACTGCTACAGCTCGAGTGGAAGATACAGGCCATCCACTCCTTTCCGGCGTAGGGGGATGGGGATGGGGCAGCCAGGGCGCTGGATTCCCAAGATAAAGAACAAAAAGGTCTCTTTTGCAGATCCTGTCATCACTGCTATCTGGCCTACAGATGTTTCTAAAGGGCGCATCTCTGCTGAAAATTCCATTTCACTGGGAGGTATGGATCTTGGCACTCAAGCTATGGAGGAATACCAATGTTCTGCACATCCCAAG ATTGAAGGCCTTTTCTCAAGACCTCTCAGCAAGGATCAGATGGAGGCAATTATGGAGCTGGCAAATCAAGGGAAGGGGAAGAAAGGGAGCAAGCTCAGGGGCTGCAAAGTGGCGCCACTTAAGGCTCCCATAATCAAGGCTGCTTCGGGAATATGA